The Candidatus Nitrosotalea sinensis genome contains a region encoding:
- a CDS encoding 50S ribosomal protein L30 — MGKAFLIVRMKGTVNVPYWANTTMDLLHLDKRFRATIIPEKDNTKGMLNKIKHYVSWQEIDVSTAKELLEKKARKGGYQKITAEDMTKLGFKSTDDLAKSLADGSVALSKLKPLKPWFALSPPKHGFKRNTKKMYGEGGILGSHKELLAQVRLMM, encoded by the coding sequence ATGGGTAAAGCTTTCTTAATAGTTAGAATGAAGGGAACCGTTAACGTTCCATACTGGGCTAACACTACGATGGATCTTTTACACTTGGATAAAAGATTCAGAGCTACCATAATTCCAGAAAAAGACAATACAAAAGGAATGCTCAATAAAATAAAGCACTATGTATCATGGCAGGAAATTGATGTATCAACTGCAAAAGAACTATTAGAGAAAAAAGCACGAAAAGGTGGATATCAAAAAATTACTGCTGAAGATATGACTAAACTAGGATTCAAAAGCACTGATGATCTTGCAAAATCACTTGCAGATGGATCTGTCGCATTATCTAAATTAAAACCGCTAAAACCATGGTTTGCATTATCTCCACCAAAACATGGCTTCAAAAGAAATACCAAGAAGATGTATGGAGAAGGCGGAATTCTTGGTAGTCATAAAGAACT
- a CDS encoding 30S ribosomal protein S5, with protein MSKSEQRSRPPRKEPEQVWTPRTKLGNLVATEKITTMKEIYENGYRIQEAGIIKKLLPGIKTEVIDVGIVQKQTTNGEYTRFKALVAAGDENGWLGIGQGKSKQMRIAIEKATNQAYLNVSPVKLGCGSWECRCDQHHSVPFKVRGRGGSVTVEVIPGPRGLGLVAGGNIRNLLKLAGLKDAWTKSTGSTNTMTSTSRAVLDCLRQTFSQG; from the coding sequence ATGAGCAAATCAGAACAAAGATCAAGACCACCACGAAAAGAACCAGAACAAGTATGGACTCCACGAACCAAGCTGGGAAATCTAGTTGCAACTGAAAAGATCACAACTATGAAAGAAATTTATGAAAATGGTTATCGTATTCAAGAAGCAGGAATTATCAAGAAATTATTGCCTGGAATAAAGACTGAAGTAATTGATGTTGGTATAGTTCAAAAACAGACAACTAACGGTGAATATACTAGATTCAAAGCACTTGTTGCAGCAGGAGATGAAAATGGTTGGTTGGGAATAGGACAAGGAAAATCAAAACAAATGAGAATTGCAATTGAAAAGGCAACAAATCAAGCTTATCTTAATGTAAGTCCAGTAAAACTTGGCTGTGGAAGTTGGGAATGTAGATGTGATCAACATCATTCTGTGCCATTCAAAGTAAGAGGAAGAGGTGGAAGTGTGACTGTTGAAGTTATTCCTGGACCAAGAGGTCTTGGCCTTGTAGCTGGTGGAAATATTAGAAATCTTCTAAAATTGGCTGGTTTGAAAGATGCATGGACAAAAAGTACTGGATCTACAAACACTATGACATCTACTTCACGAGCTGTTTTGGACTGTTTGAGACAAACATTTAGTCAGGGTTGA
- a CDS encoding 50S ribosomal protein L18, which produces MAYSQILRRSREEKTNYRKRRHLLMGRRDFITVQISNENTLVQIHKPEMEGDKVLSSAHSRSLLNKGWKGSRKSIPAAYLTGYLAGKKALANGTKSAVLYTGTRKYTQRIAAALKGIIDAGLEVPADAETFPSDERISGKHLKIANEITKVKSAIDSEVKSK; this is translated from the coding sequence ATGGCATATTCACAAATATTACGCAGATCTCGGGAAGAGAAGACCAACTATAGGAAGAGAAGACATCTTCTTATGGGTAGAAGAGACTTTATCACAGTTCAGATATCTAATGAAAATACTCTTGTGCAAATCCATAAACCAGAAATGGAAGGAGATAAGGTGCTTTCATCTGCTCATTCTAGATCGCTTCTAAACAAAGGATGGAAGGGATCACGAAAAAGTATCCCTGCAGCATACCTAACTGGTTATCTTGCAGGCAAAAAGGCACTCGCCAATGGGACTAAGAGTGCTGTACTATATACTGGTACTAGAAAATATACTCAAAGAATCGCAGCCGCATTGAAAGGAATAATAGATGCTGGCCTTGAAGTGCCTGCAGACGCCGAAACTTTTCCATCTGACGAGAGGATTAGTGGAAAGCATCTCAAAATTGCAAATGAGATCACTAAAGTGAAATCTGCAATAGATAGTGAGGTTAAATCCAAATGA
- the argF gene encoding ornithine carbamoyltransferase, which produces MKIQTKDLLTLNELSKNELLGIIENAIKLKKDLKKGISKPVLKNKTLAMIFQKPSTRTRVSFETGMFQLGGHALNLSADDLQLKRGETIEDTAKTLSRYVDLIMARVYSHDEVEMLAKNSTVPVINGLSDSFHPCQILADLMTIQEKKKKLKGLKIAWIGDGNNVCNSMIYGCAKTSIDIHIATPKGYEPSPDVVKESKKLTDVQLVTDPVLAVKNADVIVTDTFVSIHHQATDRTKAFLPRFQVNSDLMKKANHNAIFLHCLPAKRGQEVTSEVIDGPQSVIWDEAENRLHAQKALMASLVRV; this is translated from the coding sequence ATGAAAATTCAAACAAAAGATCTTCTTACACTAAATGAATTAAGTAAAAATGAATTACTTGGCATAATTGAAAATGCTATAAAATTAAAAAAAGATCTAAAAAAAGGAATCTCAAAGCCTGTTCTTAAAAATAAGACACTTGCTATGATTTTCCAAAAACCCTCAACACGTACAAGGGTTAGTTTTGAAACTGGAATGTTCCAACTTGGTGGACATGCTCTTAATTTGTCTGCTGATGATTTACAACTAAAAAGGGGTGAAACAATTGAAGATACTGCAAAAACACTCTCACGATATGTCGATCTGATTATGGCTCGAGTGTATTCACATGACGAAGTCGAAATGTTGGCAAAAAATTCGACAGTCCCTGTAATTAATGGTCTCTCTGATTCATTTCATCCGTGTCAGATATTGGCAGATCTCATGACCATACAAGAAAAAAAGAAGAAACTCAAAGGACTGAAAATTGCCTGGATAGGAGACGGAAACAATGTATGTAATTCTATGATTTACGGATGTGCAAAGACATCTATTGATATTCATATTGCAACTCCTAAAGGATACGAACCAAGTCCTGATGTAGTTAAAGAATCAAAAAAACTCACAGACGTTCAATTGGTAACTGACCCAGTATTGGCAGTAAAAAATGCTGATGTAATAGTGACTGACACGTTTGTATCGATCCATCACCAAGCAACTGATAGAACAAAAGCTTTCCTGCCTCGCTTTCAAGTAAACTCTGATCTAATGAAAAAAGCAAATCATAACGCAATTTTTCTTCACTGTCTTCCTGCAAAAAGGGGTCAAGAAGTTACAAGTGAAGTCATAGACGGCCCACAATCTGTGATATGGGATGAGGCAGAAAATAGACTACATGCACAAAAAGCGCTCATGGCCTCACTAGTTCGAGTCTAA
- the ftsY gene encoding signal recognition particle-docking protein FtsY, with the protein MFEKLRNAFSLAAKSFGEKELKEKDIDEVLFELEIALLESDVATEVIDSIKDDLKKQLIGSTVNKDKIAETVKQELRKSISNMFNDAGTVDILSNIQKKKEKGEPYIISFMGINGTGKTTTIAKFANLLRENKYSVVIAAADTYRAGAIEQISEHGKRLNVKVIAQNYGSDPAAVARDAVLYAKSHKIDCILIDTAGRMQTSKNLMDQISKINKVVNPDLKLFVGDSLAGNDTVSQAREFHNYTKFDGAILTKSDADARGGSAISIVKVTSSPILYLGVGQEYSDLKSFNKEVFLETIFGPEESVEEIKKKPEPKVELKPEPKVELKPESKVELKPESKVELKPERSTQEISNDDPFVGISTQDIEKYSDIFDVSPPESDDQARKLAADIRKWISAGRPKSKPKDEPKSKPEPEMKTKDESEEEDEVDSEKDEKPIKKRSLFGWLKK; encoded by the coding sequence ATGTTTGAGAAACTACGTAATGCATTTTCATTAGCTGCTAAAAGTTTTGGGGAAAAAGAACTCAAAGAGAAAGACATCGATGAAGTTTTGTTTGAGCTTGAAATTGCATTGCTTGAATCAGATGTTGCGACTGAAGTTATCGATTCGATAAAAGATGATTTGAAAAAACAACTGATTGGTTCAACTGTCAATAAAGACAAGATTGCAGAGACAGTAAAACAAGAACTACGAAAAAGTATCTCAAATATGTTCAATGATGCTGGAACTGTTGACATTTTATCAAATATTCAGAAAAAAAAGGAAAAGGGAGAACCGTATATCATATCTTTTATGGGGATAAATGGAACTGGTAAAACCACCACCATTGCTAAATTTGCAAATCTTTTGCGTGAAAACAAGTATTCTGTAGTAATTGCTGCTGCTGATACCTATAGGGCAGGTGCAATCGAACAAATAAGTGAGCACGGGAAACGGCTCAACGTCAAAGTTATTGCACAAAACTATGGTTCTGATCCTGCTGCAGTGGCAAGAGATGCGGTCTTGTATGCCAAGTCTCACAAGATAGATTGCATTCTCATTGATACTGCAGGACGAATGCAAACTAGCAAAAATTTGATGGACCAGATATCTAAAATCAACAAGGTAGTAAATCCTGATCTAAAACTGTTTGTAGGGGATTCTCTTGCAGGAAATGATACTGTCAGTCAAGCAAGGGAGTTTCACAATTACACAAAATTTGATGGTGCCATACTGACAAAAAGTGATGCTGATGCACGTGGAGGTTCTGCGATTTCTATTGTTAAGGTTACTTCCAGTCCTATTCTCTATTTGGGAGTAGGACAAGAATACTCTGATTTGAAATCTTTCAACAAGGAGGTATTTTTAGAAACTATCTTTGGTCCAGAAGAATCTGTTGAGGAAATAAAGAAAAAACCAGAACCTAAAGTTGAACTAAAACCAGAACCTAAAGTTGAACTAAAACCAGAATCTAAAGTTGAACTAAAACCAGAATCTAAAGTTGAACTAAAACCAGAAAGGTCCACACAAGAAATATCTAATGATGACCCATTTGTTGGAATTTCAACACAGGACATTGAGAAATATTCTGATATCTTTGATGTATCGCCTCCTGAAAGTGATGATCAGGCACGAAAACTTGCTGCTGACATTAGAAAATGGATTTCTGCAGGACGTCCAAAATCAAAACCAAAGGATGAACCAAAATCTAAACCAGAACCAGAGATGAAAACCAAAGATGAATCAGAGGAAGAAGACGAAGTAGACTCTGAAAAAGATGAGAAGCCTATAAAGAAGCGCTCATTATTTGGATGGCTAAAGAAATGA
- the pfdA gene encoding prefoldin subunit alpha, translated as MSEEQAQALLQQMQSLETYLNDLVQRETTVMRLVQEAVSAVDSVKGMSGNVDVETLVPVGLGVYVKAKINPEQKMIVNIGAGAAIEQDKNSAINYLESRIKELELVLQQLAGQRNEVSMQLERGQHEMNKLIQSGRSSPQ; from the coding sequence ATGAGTGAAGAACAGGCCCAAGCATTGTTGCAGCAAATGCAGTCACTTGAAACATATCTAAATGATCTAGTGCAGCGAGAAACCACTGTAATGAGACTTGTACAAGAAGCAGTAAGTGCAGTGGATTCTGTAAAGGGAATGAGTGGAAATGTTGATGTTGAAACTTTGGTACCTGTAGGTCTTGGAGTATATGTCAAGGCGAAAATAAATCCGGAACAAAAAATGATTGTAAATATTGGTGCAGGTGCAGCAATTGAGCAAGACAAGAATTCAGCAATTAATTATTTAGAGTCTAGGATAAAGGAACTTGAATTAGTGTTACAGCAATTGGCTGGACAAAGAAATGAGGTCTCTATGCAACTAGAACGGGGACAACATGAAATGAACAAACTTATACAATCCGGTCGCAGTTCCCCACAGTAA
- a CDS encoding superoxide dismutase — MAKYELPKVPYSYDSLEPHIDAKTMEIHHTKHHQAYTDGLNNALANVGAEIQNMELTKLLSDLNQVPETVRGAVNFHGGGYENHALFWNSMKPSGGGKPGGSLQTAIDSVFGNFDSFKEKFVKDTIAIQGSGWGWLTYNPQTRKVEFTTMPNQTSPRTKGLIPLLGLDVWEHAYYLKYQNRRADYVNAWWNVINWDEVDSRLSKVKA, encoded by the coding sequence ATGGCAAAATATGAACTTCCAAAAGTACCATACTCGTATGATTCCTTGGAACCGCACATTGATGCAAAGACAATGGAAATTCATCACACAAAGCATCATCAGGCATATACTGATGGTTTGAACAATGCGCTTGCAAATGTAGGTGCTGAAATTCAAAACATGGAACTAACCAAGTTGTTGTCAGACTTGAATCAGGTTCCAGAAACTGTTAGAGGTGCCGTAAATTTCCATGGAGGTGGTTATGAAAACCATGCTCTATTCTGGAATAGTATGAAGCCAAGTGGTGGTGGAAAACCGGGCGGTAGCTTGCAAACAGCTATTGATTCTGTGTTTGGAAACTTTGACAGCTTCAAAGAGAAATTTGTTAAAGATACCATTGCTATACAAGGAAGCGGCTGGGGTTGGTTAACTTACAATCCACAGACTAGGAAAGTTGAGTTTACTACAATGCCAAACCAAACAAGTCCACGTACCAAAGGTCTAATACCCTTGTTGGGTCTAGATGTTTGGGAGCACGCCTATTACCTCAAGTACCAAAATAGACGAGCAGACTATGTGAACGCTTGGTGGAATGTAATAAACTGGGATGAAGTCGATTCACGACTCTCCAAAGTAAAGGCATAA